The genomic DNA AGTGGGTGGATGAGGAGTGGCCAGATCATCTGCAGAATGCTCTTCATGAGCTGTGGCTTATGTATGAGGATAGCCAGCATAACAATAGGATGGCATGCCTAGAGCATTCATGTACTATACACAATCTCACACCACAGAAAAATAAGTTGCAGGAGACATATGAGAAGCTTGTTGAAGATGTGAACAACCTCCTGGATTCACAGGATAACCAGCCTGAGGTAAATCATGTGAATGATGCTGAGAACATTACAATCAGTGTGGAAAGCAGCATGGCAAAGGATGCTGAGATCAAAAAAAGGAAGGCTGCTCATGACCAGTTAAAGTTAATTCATGTAGCTCAAGCCACTGTCATTAGGAATTTGAAGTTCAATCATCTTAAAGAGAAGGAAAAGATGAGCTCTGATAAGAGGACTTTGGAGATTTGCTATGCCGACCTGAAGAAAGAGAAGGATGACCTGAAGAAAGAGAAGGATCAGGTGGGTGGTTGCATTGCTGAACTGATGAAAGAGAAGGAGAAGTTGACCATGGAGAAGAGTACTCTTGCTTCCTGCATTGTTGAGCTCAAGACAGCAGGTGACAGTAACAATAGGAAGCTTCACGAGATTAAGGTTATTTGTGATGAAGACTAATTTTGTAGCACTCCACCAAGTTGAGTTGTTGCCTGACCATGTGGGTCATTGCCTTTTGTAATAGCTTTGGACTAAAGCTCGTAATGTGTTAAGTTTGACTGTGTTGAACTCTAGTAATTCTGTAGCACTGAACCTTCGTTTGTATGTTGTTTGTTGAATCTTTTAATTAAGATCAGTTTGTAGTGTTATTTAAGGGTTGGTTTGTGATGAATTATTGGCCTGTGAGGAATTATCAGTTTGTCATGTATTATTACTAAGTTGGGTCATTTGATGTGTTCTTTCGTTTATGTTATGGTTTGTGATTAATGTTGTGTGAGGAAATTTTTGGCCCAATTAAGGTGAGACCTAGGTTGTGTTTTGGCCTAAACTCACTCATTTGTGGTTTTGTCAACCTCGATCCACCCCAAATGACCAACTTACTCATTTGGTGTTCTGTCGACCTCGATCCACCCCAAATGACCTAACTCACTCATTTGGGGTTTTCTCGACCTCGACCCACCCCAAATGACCTAACTCACTCATTTGGGGTTTTGTCGACCTCTAGCCACCCCCAAATGACCAAACTCACTCATTTGTGTTTTGTCGACCTCGATCCATCCCAAATGACCAAACTTACGCATTTGGTGTTTTGTCGACCTCGACCCACCCGAAATGACCAACTCACTCATTTCTGGTTTTGTCGACCTCGACCCACCCCAAATGACCAAACTCACTCGTTTGGTGTTTTGTCGACCTCGATCCACCCCAAATGACCAAATTCACCCATTTGGTGTTTTGTCGACCTCGATACACCCCAAATGACCTAACTCACTCATTTGTAGTTTTGTCGACCTCGACCCACCCCAAATGACCTAACTCACTCATTTGGTGTTTTGTCGACCTCGATCCACCCCAAATGACGTAACTCACTCATTTGTGGTTTTGTCGACCTCGACCCACCCCAAATGACCTAACTCACTCATGCATCAAAGTCTTGAACACAACAACAAGCATCATAAGAACCATCATCAACAACAGAGAAGCAAATCACCATAACAACCAACACTCATGCATAAAAATCTTGAAGCAATGATCATAACAAGCATCATAAGAATCATCATAAGAACCATCATCAACAACAATAGAGAAGCAATGATCATAAAAACTAGCACTCATGCATCATAGTCTTCAACACAACCATAAAATAGGTATCTTACAACCATAAATAGTTCAACATAACCATAAATAGTTCAACCATCACCAGTTCCAGAGTTCCAAACAGTACTGTGCCAACATAGGCAACATGGTTCATAATGTTTTTACCATCAGCAGGTCACCACAAATGTACCTGCTTCCCTTAGAACAATTGAACCACTCAGACATCTTAAAAGATGGTTTTCTGACTCTTCCAGTACCTGCTGGTCTTGGAGGCAAGAAGTTTTTCTTTTGCCTAGCAGCAACAGCAGTAGTAGAGGTACTTGGCCCAGCAGCTATAGAGGAACTAGGCCCAGCAGAAGATGCACTAGTAGTAGCTGCCCTTGGAGCTCTCCTAGATGCAAGAGGAGCTGATGGAGCTTTGCTTGCAGCTGGTGTATCTCTTGTGGGTGACCTTGGAGCAGGAGGAGCTGATGGAGCTGTCCTTGGTACTGATGGTGTAGCTCTTGTTGGTGCCCTTGGAGCAGGAGGAGCTGATGGAGCTTTGGTTGGTGCTGTTGTTGTTGGTGCCCTTGGAATTGTCCTAGCTGATGCATCAACTCTTCTATTTTCCTGGAATTACAACATAGATAGATTACAAGATAAGAAACTTGCATAAACATAGAGAGATTACAAGATAGTCACAAAGTTACCATATGCTGGTCTTCTGATTGCCAGAGCTAGCTTAAGAGTCTTGTGGAAGTTAGTGTACCTATGCCCAGCCAGGTTGCAATTGCTACAAGTGATTGTGCCCATCCTAGAAGTATCCTTGGGAGCTGGCTTCTCAAACCTACTCTTCCTCCTCTTAGTTTGTTTCTGTCCTGGCTTTTCTTTGAAAACTGGTGGCTCTATGTCAGGGGTACCAGTCTTTCCATAGATCAGGCCTAGGCACAGGGTAAACTACTACACTGTAGGCTGCTTGGTACATGGGTTTCTTGAAAAAAACATTGCAACATCGTCTGGATGTAATTTTGCCTTGTTGATTGCAGAAACTGAATGATTGCAAGGAACCCCTATCATGTCCCATTTCCTACAACCACATGTGTGTGCTTGCAAATTAATTGCAAGGATGTGCCCTCAAATGCTTTGTTGTAACAATGCATCTACTTTCTGGATTGGTATCCAATACAGCTTGGAGGTAATCCCTTATCCTTGTATACTGTGCCTTTTGATCTCCTTGGACCACACTCTTAGCAACTTTCCTTGCTCTGTAGGCCATGTGAATGGACACTTCTATGCCATGTTTCTGCTTCAAATTCTCAATTATGGATTGGACTGGTGTGTTAATGTCTGCCCTCAACTGTTGCTCACACTCATGTGCCAACCACTTGGCAGTTACTTTGGTGCTCTCTCCTACTGCAGCACAATTGTGGTACAAGTTCATTTTCTTTATGCAAAATGTCTTCTCATGTGTTATCCGAGAGGCTACAATGAAAAAAGGACACTCTGCACTACTGCAAACTGCAATAACCCTATCAGACCAATTCCTATGAAAGGAATAGTTTCTATTCTGTGAGATGTGGAATGTTTGAAGTGCCCTCCTGAATTGGCTCACATCTAGGAAACATAGTTTCTTCACAAATTGCTCCTGTGCGTTCTCTCTCTTCTCATCATACCAAACCGTTGGTTTCTTCTTCTTGGCCCTACTCTTCCTACCACCTGGAATCTTAAAAGCTGGTGCCTGAGCCCCATCATTGTCTTCCTAGCTTAAGTCACCTGGATTGCTCTCCTCATCAGAGGAAGGGTACCAGTCCTCTTCTATAATTTGATCTAAACTTGCATGAGATCTGGTTGTTGGCCCCTTTCTCTTACTGCCTCCTGTGCTGCTTCCTCCTGTAGTGTTTCCTCCTATGCTGCTATTCACTGCTGCCTCCTGCTCTGCTGCTTCATCAACTCCCTCCTCCTCATCTGGTTCATATAGCTCTTCAACATCTGTGTCACCTTCAAAGTGGTTGAGTGGATCATGTCTATGCCTCTTCATTGCCTGTAGCCTAGCAATTATATCCTCATCTGCTGGAATCTCACTATCAGTATCACTGTCGGTACAATCTTCAGCAAGCAACTCTGGAAGTTTCCTTTTAGCTGCTATgtatttctcttttcttttcttattGCTCTTGAACTTCTCAATCTATTTATTCCTATTCTCCTCCATCTGTTGCTCTATTTGCTCTTGCTCCTGATCAATGTCCATGAAATACTCATGCCTCTCCTCA from Triticum urartu cultivar G1812 unplaced genomic scaffold, Tu2.1 TuUngrouped_contig_7189, whole genome shotgun sequence includes the following:
- the LOC125531474 gene encoding uncharacterized protein LOC125531474, translating into IPATIDDPLFERAADDLMVMCEHGNPGRKCVAFEGISTGRRFITYATEGANDCGLVQWVDEEWPDHLQNALHELWLMYEDSQHNNRMACLEHSCTIHNLTPQKNKLQETYEKLVEDVNNLLDSQDNQPEVNHVNDAENITISVESSMAKDAEIKKRKAAHDQLKLIHVAQATVIRNLKFNHLKEKEKMSSDKRTLEICYADLKKEKDDLKKEKDQVGGCIAELMKEKEKLTMEKSTLASCIVELKTAGDSNNRKLHEIKVICDED